In Necator americanus strain Aroian chromosome IV, whole genome shotgun sequence, the following proteins share a genomic window:
- a CDS encoding hypothetical protein (NECATOR_CHRIV.G15368.T1) has protein sequence MLRNKAATSTALSLNWTHPRYFHNSHLVLETALHQTSPYSFTQVVGCESFALGMLRAGCERLYMYRREMKVGRRPVVKAKLAVAWLLSLGKSLFATPAYSLPQYPAHWALPSQTSDGMATDADLHALLGAAERIKFHVIALQETKCRRIDVRQMNDGTLVIREDKLPSRNVGGVGFVVHPSVVHLVDSQEILSPRLAILRLRPLRQKSISIINCYSPTSAADESELDAFYEELEEVVHNEKSFYKFVVGDFNAKLGKATEEEYRIGTFGLGDRNENSNRLAGLLSAARLFHGNSLFMKKDHRRGSDHRLLRAKIRLSHTIEKNICYRQRRRKEVVYDDCVLEDSLSQGDWHIEEDPNVDYEMLLRGLRASAERASKSRTINLDRISKTTKELLGRRRALRLDPNASHIERLVANTSCRKALQEDLLKYRQKKILEAAQRRTSLKKCRRDLREYNIPLATLLSEDGTRMSSRREMEIITERFYSNLFRSSTPLSSPIIPTGEAPQRILPSEVRVAIKSMKPGTAPGPDFISADFLRAGGHPLHVILAAHMTSYLQKERIPDQWKTSRTVLIHKKGDREDLRNYRPICLLSVLYKVFTKIILIHISRTLDEAQPQEQAGFRQGFSCLDHIQTVSRIIEVCREYPLPLVLTFFDYGKAFDSVETNAILSALVDQGVDTSYVRTLANRYDRCTTRIQLFHRPLTIPLGKGVRQDDTRSPKLFTAALQWIMKSLSWEERGIRVDGRFLSNLLSRTTSFSFRAVPMKQKRCSKN, from the exons ATGCTACG GAACAAAGCTGCAACATCAACAGCGCTCTCGCTCAACTGGACCCATCCCAGATACTTCCACAAttctcacttggtcctcgagaccgcacttcaccagactagcccgTATAGCTTTACTCAAGTCGTCGGTTGTGAAAG TTTTGCACTGGGTATGTTACGTGCTGGATGTGAGCGGCTTTATATGTATCGACGCGAAATGAAG gttgggcgacgacctgtggtgaaagctaagctcgccgtggcatggctgcttagtttggggaaaagtctctttgccactccagcatattcactgcctcagtaccctgcacactgggccctgccgtctcagacgtcggacggtatggcgaccg acgccgacctgcatgcccttctcggagctgcagagcgtatcaaatttcacgtgattgctctgcaggagaccaagtgcagaaggatcgacgtacgacagatgaatgacggtacactcgtcattcgtgagGACAAgcttccgtcgcgaaatgtaggcggtgttggtttcgttgtgcacccatctgtcgtccatctcgtcgattctcaggagatcctgtcacctcgtctggccattcttcgcctccgccctctgcgccaaaaatccatcagtatcatcaactgctattcaccaacatcagcagctgatgaatccgaattggacgcgttttacgaggagctggaggaagtagtccacaacgagaagtccttttacaaattcgttgtcggagacttcaacgcaaaactaggaaaggccacagaagaggaatacaggattggaacatttggactaggggaccggaatgaaaatagcaatcgtctcgctgggctgttgtccgccgctcgcctctttcatgggaactctcttttcatgaaaaaagatcatcgtcg tggttctgatcaccgtctccttcgtgcgaaaatacgacttagccacacgatcgaaaagaacatctgctatcggcaacgaaggagaaaagaagtcgtctacgacgattgcgtactcgaggactccctgtcccaaggtgactggcacatcgaagaggacccaaacgtggactacgagatgctgctcagaggattacgagcctctgctgaacgtgcctcgaagtcgcgcacgataaacttggatcgaatttcgaagaccaccaaggaattgttaggaagaagaagggctttgaggcttgatccgaatgcatcgcacattgagcggttagtagcaaacactagctgcagaaaagcgttgcaggaggatcttttgaagtacaggcagaagaagattctagaagcagcacaaagaagaacgagtctaaagaagtgccgcagggatctccgcgaatataatattccgctagcaaccttgctgagcgaagacgggactcgcatgtcttctcgtcgtgagatggaaatcattacggagaggttctactcgaaccttttccgttcatcaactcctttgtcaagcccaatcatccccactggcgaagctccacaacggattctcccttcggaagtacgagtcgctatcaagagcatgaaacctggcacagcccccggacctgattttatatcagcagactttcttcgggctggtggccatccgcttcatgtaatcttagcagcgcacatgacatcctatcttcagaaagaaaggatcccagaccagtggaagacctcgcgaaccgttcttatccataagaaaggtgaccgagaggaccttcggaactaccgtccgatatgcttgctgagcgtgttatacaaagtattcaccaagatcatcctcataCACATATccaggacgctggatgaagcccagcctcaagaacaagctggattccgccaagggttcagctgcttggaccacatccagaccgtgtcgagaatcatagaggtttgccgggaataccccCTGCCCCTTGTCCTAACCTTCTTCGACTATgggaaagcctttgacagcgtagaaacgaatgcaatactgtcagcgctggtcgatcaaggtgtggacacttcgtatgtgaggacattagccaatcgctacgatcgatgcacgactaggatacagcttttccaccgccctctcaccataccccttggaaagggggtacgacaagacGATACTAGATCGccaaagctgttcacggctgcattgcaatggataatgaaatcactttcctgggaagaaaggggcatacgtgttgatggaagatttctctcgaaccttcttTCGCgaacgacatcgttctcttttcgagcagtaccaatgaagcagaaacgatgctcaaagaattga
- a CDS encoding hypothetical protein (NECATOR_CHRIV.G15368.T2), whose amino-acid sequence MLRNKAATSTALSLNWTHPRYFHNSHLVLETALHQTSPYSFTQVVGCESFALGMLRAGCERLYMYRREMKVGRRPVVKAKLAVAWLLSLGKSLFATPAYSLPQYPAHWALPSQTSDGMATDCVLYNARTVSTDADLHALLGAAERIKFHVIALQETKCRRIDVRQMNDGTLVIREDKLPSRNVGGVGFVVHPSVVHLVDSQEILSPRLAILRLRPLRQKSISIINCYSPTSAADESELDAFYEELEEVVHNEKSFYKFVVGDFNAKLGKATEEEYRIGTFGLGDRNENSNRLAGLLSAARLFHGNSLFMKKDHRRGSDHRLLRAKIRLSHTIEKNICYRQRRRKEVVYDDCVLEDSLSQGDWHIEEDPNVDYEMLLRGLRASAERASKSRTINLDRISKTTKELLGRRRALRLDPNASHIERLVANTSCRKALQEDLLKYRQKKILEAAQRRTSLKKCRRDLREYNIPLATLLSEDGTRMSSRREMEIITERFYSNLFRSSTPLSSPIIPTGEAPQRILPSEVRVAIKSMKPGTAPGPDFISADFLRAGGHPLHVILAAHMTSYLQKERIPDQWKTSRTVLIHKKGDREDLRNYRPICLLSVLYKVFTKIILIHISRTLDEAQPQEQAGFRQGFSCLDHIQTVSRIIEVCREYPLPLVLTFFDYGKAFDSVETNAILSALVDQGVDTSYVRTLANRYDRCTTRIQLFHRPLTIPLGKGVRQDDTRSPKLFTAALQWIMKSLSWEERGIRVDGRFLSNLLSRTTSFSFRAVPMKQKRCSKN is encoded by the exons ATGCTACG GAACAAAGCTGCAACATCAACAGCGCTCTCGCTCAACTGGACCCATCCCAGATACTTCCACAAttctcacttggtcctcgagaccgcacttcaccagactagcccgTATAGCTTTACTCAAGTCGTCGGTTGTGAAAG TTTTGCACTGGGTATGTTACGTGCTGGATGTGAGCGGCTTTATATGTATCGACGCGAAATGAAG gttgggcgacgacctgtggtgaaagctaagctcgccgtggcatggctgcttagtttggggaaaagtctctttgccactccagcatattcactgcctcagtaccctgcacactgggccctgccgtctcagacgtcggacggtatggcgaccg actgtgtactgtacaacgcgagaacagtttccacagacgccgacctgcatgcccttctcggagctgcagagcgtatcaaatttcacgtgattgctctgcaggagaccaagtgcagaaggatcgacgtacgacagatgaatgacggtacactcgtcattcgtgagGACAAgcttccgtcgcgaaatgtaggcggtgttggtttcgttgtgcacccatctgtcgtccatctcgtcgattctcaggagatcctgtcacctcgtctggccattcttcgcctccgccctctgcgccaaaaatccatcagtatcatcaactgctattcaccaacatcagcagctgatgaatccgaattggacgcgttttacgaggagctggaggaagtagtccacaacgagaagtccttttacaaattcgttgtcggagacttcaacgcaaaactaggaaaggccacagaagaggaatacaggattggaacatttggactaggggaccggaatgaaaatagcaatcgtctcgctgggctgttgtccgccgctcgcctctttcatgggaactctcttttcatgaaaaaagatcatcgtcg tggttctgatcaccgtctccttcgtgcgaaaatacgacttagccacacgatcgaaaagaacatctgctatcggcaacgaaggagaaaagaagtcgtctacgacgattgcgtactcgaggactccctgtcccaaggtgactggcacatcgaagaggacccaaacgtggactacgagatgctgctcagaggattacgagcctctgctgaacgtgcctcgaagtcgcgcacgataaacttggatcgaatttcgaagaccaccaaggaattgttaggaagaagaagggctttgaggcttgatccgaatgcatcgcacattgagcggttagtagcaaacactagctgcagaaaagcgttgcaggaggatcttttgaagtacaggcagaagaagattctagaagcagcacaaagaagaacgagtctaaagaagtgccgcagggatctccgcgaatataatattccgctagcaaccttgctgagcgaagacgggactcgcatgtcttctcgtcgtgagatggaaatcattacggagaggttctactcgaaccttttccgttcatcaactcctttgtcaagcccaatcatccccactggcgaagctccacaacggattctcccttcggaagtacgagtcgctatcaagagcatgaaacctggcacagcccccggacctgattttatatcagcagactttcttcgggctggtggccatccgcttcatgtaatcttagcagcgcacatgacatcctatcttcagaaagaaaggatcccagaccagtggaagacctcgcgaaccgttcttatccataagaaaggtgaccgagaggaccttcggaactaccgtccgatatgcttgctgagcgtgttatacaaagtattcaccaagatcatcctcataCACATATccaggacgctggatgaagcccagcctcaagaacaagctggattccgccaagggttcagctgcttggaccacatccagaccgtgtcgagaatcatagaggtttgccgggaataccccCTGCCCCTTGTCCTAACCTTCTTCGACTATgggaaagcctttgacagcgtagaaacgaatgcaatactgtcagcgctggtcgatcaaggtgtggacacttcgtatgtgaggacattagccaatcgctacgatcgatgcacgactaggatacagcttttccaccgccctctcaccataccccttggaaagggggtacgacaagacGATACTAGATCGccaaagctgttcacggctgcattgcaatggataatgaaatcactttcctgggaagaaaggggcatacgtgttgatggaagatttctctcgaaccttcttTCGCgaacgacatcgttctcttttcgagcagtaccaatgaagcagaaacgatgctcaaagaattga
- a CDS encoding hypothetical protein (NECATOR_CHRIV.G15370.T1): protein MPRLRDPAEYVSKAKHRWAGHIMRRIDDRWTKRTLEWIPRGAKRPRGRPPTRWSDVFAARMDQLRAQLDTAQGPRQRHSRSLRTSWMTMARERNEWKRCWGPHVE from the coding sequence atgccccgtcttcgcgatccagcggaatatgtatcgaaagcaaaacatagatgggccggtcacatcatgagaagaatcgacgatagatggactaaaagaacgctagagtggatcccaaggggcgctaaacgcccccgagggagaccgccaacgagatggagtgacgtgttcgctgcacggatggaccagctgagagctcagctggatacggctcaaggacctcgtcaacgtcactcacgaagcttgagaacatcttggatgacaatggcgagggaacgaaacgagtggaagagatgctggggcccgcacgtcgagtga
- a CDS encoding hypothetical protein (NECATOR_CHRIV.G15371.T1): protein MLSELNEEGKRIGLRINRTKAQLMKNAYCEEGGVQLEGSPIVDSSSYVYLGRSMNMVNYFNEEVNRRMRATWGAFTLREAKEKLTNQRLRAHLFKPTVFAAFLPA from the coding sequence ATGCTTAGTGAATTAAACGAAGAAGGGAAGAGGATAggattgcgaataaacagaacgAAGGCACAGCTCATGAAGAACGCTTACTGCGAGGagggaggagtacaacttgaggGCTCCCCAATCGTGGACagttcgtcatacgtatatttaggacgttctatgaatatggtGAACTACTTCAACGAAGAagtgaatagaaggatgagagcaacGTGGGGAGCATTTACGCTCAGGGAAGCCAAGGAGAAATTGACGAACCAAAGGCTCCGTGCCCATTTGTTCAAGCCGACAGTTTTCGCAGCGTTTTTGCCCGCCTAA
- a CDS encoding hypothetical protein (NECATOR_CHRIV.G15367.T1), giving the protein MSGCTWKQIDCLNLAHFAASSAKLLKRRPAAVAGRPRAWPAATRSSCVAVAKVRSGCRIKRLAPKSDDDDAEQLPPQCGRAFSRVIMLIRRGSNDVGVVKEPPFEHERRKLTAIYCYCSSSSSSSPDLVLVLVSSLAVSF; this is encoded by the coding sequence ATGAGTGGATGTACTTGGAAACAGATCGATTGCCTAAACCTAGCTCATTTCGCCGCTTCGTCtgcaaaacttttgaaaagaaggcCTGCGGCAGTGGCCGGACGGCCGAGAGCCTGGCCTGCTGCCACTCGCTCTTCATGTGTCGCAGTCGCAAAAGTTCGCTCGGGCTGTCGCATCAAGCGGTTAGCACCAAAAtccgacgacgacgacgccgAGCAATTACCTCCTCAGTGTGGGCGCGCTTTTTCGCGTGTAATAATGCTGATTCGGAGAGGCAGCAACGATGTGGGCGTGGTCAAAGAGCCACCTTTCGAACACGAACGACGAAAACTCACGGCCATCTACTGCTActgctcctcctcctcctcatcGTCGCCAGACCTCGTCCTTGTCCTCGTCTCATCTCTGGCTGTATCGTTTTAA
- a CDS encoding hypothetical protein (NECATOR_CHRIV.G15366.T2) — protein sequence MSDSSSEDKKSKSPEENKKSKRQKKEKIGKNNNEKKAEKRRVDSDSSSDEGVVDKTPVKKSKSGGNRVKNADGEEMIEIGSMRYVNVRNFRGKSLIDVREYYMDKASGVLRPGKKGISLTREQYENFKAIMSEIDSKL from the exons atgtcCGATTCATCAAGTGAGGATAAAAAGTCGAAGTCACCAGAAGAGAACAAGAAGTCAAagagacagaaaaaagaaaagattggtaagaacaacaatgaaaagaag GCTGAAAAACGTCGTGTGGATAGCGATTCATCGTCAGATGAAGGCGTGGTAGATAAAACTCCTGTGAAGAAATCGAAGAGTGGCGGTAACCGTGTGAAGAATGCAGATGGTGAAGAG ATGATCGAGATTGGCAGCATGCGCTATGTGAATGTAAGGAATTTCCGAGGAAAATCACTCATCGACGTACGCGAATATTATATGGATAAG gCCTCTGGAGTACTTCGTCCTGGTAAGAAAGGTATAAGTCTCACTCGAGAACagtatgaaaatttcaaagctATTATGAGCGAAATCGACTCCAAGCTGTAG
- a CDS encoding hypothetical protein (NECATOR_CHRIV.G15366.T5) encodes MIFCLSLLAIITDSHLTMRHGSSCQDTMARCEAADECRWHLGELRVRCAPNTCRRAECAAALQRFARFVPFSLVESMMFCHCSAGDTICAQQQEILYPKCLYSTSSMAMTCTEAARKCDADHRCRHLRHSLSANCPIAHDECAKTSLDECRRTILHARASILEQPCYCPLSDVECMAHQRTMIPNNPCIEKAMLDYSRLMGYNSPTAVKSASIETNRVYENNVEKAAPKMSQSTEKTSMKDPSSRGQEKTRIVVDSRGVTRSGLSGSEFRKAADYGEGGHSQKVAETNQHRSQYRAKSWKEKTGNTETENERSEHPKSETDTGSSRTDQQHRPSATKDDEEAEIEVESVVPTTPKPTVSTWIPTHRKTHLEHSEGRRKGKHRTTTSPVTSTEPPPWITTTQQLPTTTTTFITHAPPPAEGCNAKDASGRQIFVHIGSVIRRYVDWSGRCSSWCECLAEDQLSCERLPCLEDGRCEAPLATVDFGERLFLRDRGACFCESGTFICDLPEEMPEVYPGLYLSAGYSTTDIDMLRSEIPSDVLERAGFLSSDAATDIAGRLQIAFERILPKDLQCRIVLMPEMSEPGSAFMRIEWFGKNEALNHTKTQWHTGWAEKACSAYVMKLSDYFSLSESPRFQLVLSSVKQLKVLDYLDGLPSSTLNIQHFTLALVKMSDSSSEDKKSKSPEENKKSKRQKKEKIGKNNNEKKAEKRRVDSDSSSDEGVVDKTPVKKSKSGGNRVKNADGEEMIEIGSMRYVNVRNFRGKSLIDVREYYMDKASGVLRPGKKGISLTREQYENFKAIMSEIDSKLGLSMS; translated from the exons ATGATCTTCTGCCTTAGTTTGCTAGCCATCATTACGGATTCTCACCTGACTATGCGGCATG GCTCTTCGTGTCAAGACACGATGGCTCGTTGCGAAGCAGCAGATGAATGTCGTTGGCATTTAGGGGAATTACGAGTACGATGTGCACCGAACACTTGCCGGAGAGCTGAATGTGCAGCG GCTCTACAACGTTTCGCTCGTTTTGTACCGTTCTCATTGGTGGAGTCGATGATGTTCTGCCACTGCTCAGCCGGTGACACGATATGCGCTCAACAGCAG gaaatcctTTACCCAAAGTGCCTTTATTCGACGTCCTCCATGGCAATGACATGCACAGAAGCAGCTCGAAAGTGTGACGCCGATCATCGGTGCCG aCATCTGCGACATTCACTTTCTGCAAATTGTCCTATAGCTCACGACGAATGTGCAAAAACATCGTTGGACGAATGTAGGAGGACAATCTTACATGCTAG AGCATCGATCTTAGAACAGCCATGCTACTGCCCGTTATCGGATGTAGAGTGTATGGCACATCAGCGGACAATGATTCCTAATAATCCATGTATAG AGAAAGCTATGCTTGACTACTCCCGACTTATGGGGTACAATTCACCTACAGCCGTTAAATCCGCTAGCATCGAAACGAATCGAGTCTATGAAAATAACGTTGAGAAAGCTGCTCCAAAGATGAGCCAGTCAACTGAGAAAACATCGATGAAG GACCCCTCAAGTCGTGGACAAGAAAAGACAAGAATTGTGGTTGACAGCAGAGGAGTGACCAGATCCGGACTCAGTGGATCCGAATTTCGCAAGGCGgcagactatggagaaggtggacattctcagaaagtggcCGAAACAAATCAGCACCGAAGCCAATATAGAGCTAAAAGCTGGAAAGAGAAGACAGGGAATACTGAAACCGAGAATGAACGAAGTGAACACCCGAAAAGTGAAACGGACACCGGATCGTCACGAACCGACCAACAACATAGACCTTCAGCGACGAAGGACGACGAGGAAGCGGAAATTGAAGTCGAAAGTGTTGTTCCGACAACGCCAAAGCCAACGGTGTCAACATGGATTCCGACGCATAGGAAAACTCATTTGGAGCACTCTGAAGG AAGACGAAAAGGGAAGCATCGAACGACGACGTCACCCGTAACTAGCACAGAACCACCACCTTGGATAACTACAACGCAGCAGCTTCCGACAACCACTACCACCTTCATTACACACGCACCACCGCCTGCCG AAGGATGTAATGCTAAAGATGCAAGTGGTCGACAAATTTTCGTACATATCGGATCTGTCATTAGA AGGTACGTGGATTGGTCGGGACGGTGTTCGTCGTGGTGTGAATGTTTGGCCGAAGACCAACTAAGTTGTGAGAGATTACCGTGCTTAGAAGATGGACGATGCGAAGCTCCTTTGGCAACAGTTG ATTTCGGAGAAAGATTGTTCTTGCGTGACCGTGGGGCATGTTTTTGCGAATCGGGCACGTTTATTTGTGACCTACCTGAGGAGATGCCAGAAGTTTATCCCG GTCTCTACCTTTCCGCTGGATACTCAACTACTGACATTGACATGTTACGAAGTGAAATCCCCAGTGATGTCCTAGAACGCGCCGGATTTCTATCATCGGATGCAGCGACGGACATCGCTGGTCGACTGCAGATCGCTTTCGAGAGAATACTTCCGAAG GATCTTCAATGCCGGATTGTGTTGATGCCGGAGATGAGTGAACCTGGGTCAGCATTTATGAGAATCGAATGGTTCGGGAAGAACGAAGCGCTCAATCATACAAAGACACAATGGCATACGGGATGGGCTGAAAAA GCATGCTCTGCATACGTGATGAAGCTCTCAGACTATTTTTCGCTCAGTGAATCTCCTCGCTTCCAATTAGTTCTGTCCTCCGTGAAACAGCTCAAA GTACTAGATTACTTAGATGGACTGCCTTCATCAACGTTAAATATACAACATTTTACTTTAGCATTAGTA aaaatgtcCGATTCATCAAGTGAGGATAAAAAGTCGAAGTCACCAGAAGAGAACAAGAAGTCAAagagacagaaaaaagaaaagattggtaagaacaacaatgaaaagaag GCTGAAAAACGTCGTGTGGATAGCGATTCATCGTCAGATGAAGGCGTGGTAGATAAAACTCCTGTGAAGAAATCGAAGAGTGGCGGTAACCGTGTGAAGAATGCAGATGGTGAAGAG ATGATCGAGATTGGCAGCATGCGCTATGTGAATGTAAGGAATTTCCGAGGAAAATCACTCATCGACGTACGCGAATATTATATGGATAAG gCCTCTGGAGTACTTCGTCCTGGTAAGAAAGGTATAAGTCTCACTCGAGAACagtatgaaaatttcaaagctATTATGAGCGAAATCGACTCCAAGCT CGGACTATCGATGTCatga
- a CDS encoding hypothetical protein (NECATOR_CHRIV.G15372.T1), protein MLTAFTQKNPISRFEDSVRRKICGRASFFNYFDSYCSPNTFFYSAAQVRSIFGHHVVCALSSSCSLSRLEQRRTNFISGFVLK, encoded by the exons ATGCTTACGGCTTTCACtcagaaaaatccaatttcTAGATTTGAAGATTCTGTAAGGCGGAAGATATGTGGCCGtgcatcttttttcaattacttcGATAGCTACTGTTCGcccaacacttttttttattcagctgCTCAAGTCAGATCAATATTTGGTCACCATG TCGTCTGCGCCCTCTCCTCTTCGTGCTCTCTTTCTAGGCTTGAGCAAAGAAGGACAAATTTTATAAGTG gATTTGTTTTGAAGTGA
- a CDS encoding hypothetical protein (NECATOR_CHRIV.G15369.T1): protein MKNAYCEDGGVQLEGSQIVETSSYVYLGRSMNMENDLKEELNRRMRAAWAAFAAVREGPTDGPWSSCPSVRLDSPSSALLRSGDVGRHRGHV, encoded by the coding sequence atgaagaacgcctactgcgaggacggaggagtacaacttgaaggctcccaaatcgtggaaacttcgtcatacgtatacctcggacgttctatgaacatggaaaacgacttgaaggaagaactgaatagaagaatgagagcagcatgggcagcattcgcagccgtcagggaaggaccaactgacggaccatggtcttcgtgcccatctgttcgactcgacagtccttccagcgctctgttacgcagcggagacgtgggcagacaccgcggccacgtctag